The following coding sequences lie in one Leucobacter allii genomic window:
- a CDS encoding FtsW/RodA/SpoVE family cell cycle protein, translated as MSEPRSFEKTRTSETVLQRITALRAPRLLLTLELALLLLAVAIGVAAVVIVDLTVRGALSTELLPAGVVFVLALMALHITIRRIAPDADPLIMPIAAFLNSVGIAMIYRIDLAREVSGWESTSVRQLVWSTVALVAAMAVLLLIRNHMVLFRYTYLTGLAAVILLLLPMLPGIGQTINGARVWIHIGSFSFQPGEIAKILLAVFFAGYLVRNRDSLAMVGKKVLGIRFPRARDLGPLLVFWLAAMSVLVFQRDLGTSLLYFGLFLSMLYLATARIGWIILGVGLFLVGGLVASQTLSYVGDRFANWLDPFADAHGASYQMVQGLFGMANGGMTGTGLGQGYPDDTPLAQSDYIVPSLGEELGLIGLFVVLACYLLLVGRGLRIGFAGHDDFGKLLASGLAFSIALQVFIVVGGVTRVIPLTGLTAPFLAAGGSSLVSNWIIIALLILLSGSVRSRPKLVIRA; from the coding sequence ATGAGTGAGCCCCGCAGCTTCGAGAAGACCCGCACGAGCGAGACCGTGCTGCAGCGCATCACGGCGCTGCGCGCGCCCCGACTCCTCCTCACCCTCGAGCTCGCGCTCCTCCTCCTCGCCGTGGCCATCGGCGTCGCCGCCGTCGTCATCGTCGACCTCACCGTGCGCGGCGCGCTCTCCACCGAGCTCCTCCCCGCGGGCGTCGTCTTCGTGCTCGCGCTCATGGCGCTGCACATCACCATCCGCCGCATCGCGCCCGACGCCGACCCGCTCATCATGCCCATCGCGGCCTTCCTGAACTCGGTCGGCATCGCGATGATCTACCGCATCGACCTCGCCCGCGAGGTCAGCGGCTGGGAGTCCACCTCGGTGCGGCAGCTCGTGTGGTCCACGGTCGCGCTCGTCGCCGCCATGGCGGTGCTGTTGCTCATCCGCAACCACATGGTGCTGTTCCGCTACACGTACCTCACGGGGCTCGCCGCGGTCATCCTGCTGCTGCTGCCGATGCTGCCGGGCATCGGCCAGACGATCAACGGCGCGCGCGTGTGGATCCACATCGGCTCCTTCTCCTTCCAGCCCGGCGAGATCGCGAAGATCCTGCTCGCCGTCTTCTTCGCGGGCTACCTCGTGCGCAACCGTGATTCGCTCGCGATGGTCGGCAAGAAGGTGCTCGGCATCCGCTTCCCCCGCGCCCGCGATCTCGGTCCGCTGCTCGTCTTCTGGCTCGCGGCCATGTCCGTGCTCGTGTTCCAGCGCGACCTCGGCACCTCGCTGCTCTACTTCGGCCTCTTCCTGTCCATGCTCTATCTCGCGACGGCGCGGATCGGCTGGATCATCCTCGGCGTCGGTCTCTTCCTCGTCGGCGGCCTCGTCGCGAGCCAGACCCTCTCCTACGTGGGCGACCGCTTCGCGAACTGGCTCGACCCCTTCGCCGACGCGCACGGCGCGAGCTACCAGATGGTGCAGGGCCTCTTCGGCATGGCGAACGGCGGCATGACCGGCACGGGCCTCGGCCAGGGCTACCCCGACGACACGCCCCTCGCCCAGAGCGACTACATCGTGCCGAGCCTCGGCGAGGAGCTCGGGCTCATCGGCCTGTTCGTCGTGCTCGCGTGCTACCTGCTGCTCGTGGGCCGCGGGCTGCGGATCGGCTTCGCCGGCCACGACGACTTCGGCAAGCTCCTCGCCTCCGGCCTCGCCTTCTCGATCGCGCTGCAGGTGTTCATCGTCGTCGGCGGCGTCACCCGCGTGATCCCCCTCACCGGCCTCACGGCGCCCTTCCTCGCCGCGGGCGGATCCTCCCTCGTCTCGAACTGGATCATCATCGCCCTGCTCATCCTCCTGTCCGGGTCGGTCCGCAGTCGTCCGAAGCTGGTGATCCGCGCATGA
- a CDS encoding peptidoglycan D,D-transpeptidase FtsI family protein codes for MNKPLKFISRTVFGMFLVLFFSVTMIQFVSADELRANELNTRTIKNGYKVERGSILVNGDPIAFSTPTDDSFRYLRQYSAGPLYAPVTGYYSHTQGMTGLEAAMNQDLSGIGNAQFFTRLMNTLNGVSPQGSSVETTIDPAAQEAAVAALTEGGFSGAVVAIEPDTGRILALASTPSYDPNLLSSNSDADIITNYSQLEDDPGQPLVNRAIAGDLYHPGSVYKLLVAAAAIEAGEAKPSSEYANPAQLALPQSSAVMQNASRSTCGAGAKATLEQAIVMSCNIPIAELAMSMDRDAVPEMAHAFGFGQDIEIPLAVTPSTSEIPEDQAQTALSSIGQLDVRATPLQIAMVSAGIANGGEVMTPYLVEKVITPDLRAEKEFSPETFSTPISRETADAVGEMMEHGVSNPEGLAQNAGIDGVRVAGKTGTAENGTDEDGNDLPFTLWFTGFAPVDDPQVAVAVVIEDAGGEAYNFEGGSSDLPTAVGKRVMEAVLSE; via the coding sequence ATGAACAAGCCGCTGAAGTTCATTTCCCGCACCGTGTTCGGCATGTTCCTGGTGCTGTTCTTCTCCGTCACGATGATCCAGTTCGTGTCGGCGGACGAGCTGCGCGCGAACGAGCTCAACACGCGCACCATCAAGAACGGCTACAAGGTCGAGCGCGGCTCGATCCTCGTGAACGGCGACCCGATCGCCTTCTCGACGCCCACCGACGACTCCTTCCGCTACCTGCGGCAGTACTCGGCCGGCCCGCTCTACGCGCCGGTCACCGGCTACTACTCGCACACGCAGGGCATGACCGGCCTCGAGGCCGCCATGAACCAGGATCTCTCGGGCATCGGCAACGCCCAGTTCTTCACCCGCCTGATGAACACCCTGAACGGCGTCTCGCCCCAGGGCAGCTCCGTGGAGACGACGATCGATCCCGCGGCGCAGGAGGCGGCGGTCGCGGCGCTCACCGAGGGCGGCTTCTCGGGCGCGGTCGTCGCGATCGAGCCGGACACGGGCAGGATCCTCGCGCTCGCCTCTACGCCCTCCTACGACCCCAATCTGCTCTCGAGCAACAGCGACGCCGACATCATCACGAACTACAGCCAGCTCGAGGACGATCCGGGGCAGCCGCTCGTGAACCGCGCGATCGCCGGCGACCTGTACCACCCGGGCTCGGTGTACAAGCTCCTCGTCGCGGCCGCCGCGATCGAGGCCGGCGAGGCGAAGCCGAGCTCCGAGTACGCGAACCCGGCGCAGCTCGCGCTGCCGCAGTCGAGCGCCGTGATGCAGAACGCCTCGCGCAGCACCTGCGGCGCGGGGGCGAAGGCGACGCTCGAGCAGGCCATCGTCATGTCCTGCAACATCCCCATCGCCGAGCTCGCGATGAGCATGGACCGCGACGCGGTGCCCGAGATGGCGCACGCCTTCGGCTTCGGGCAGGACATCGAGATCCCCCTCGCCGTCACCCCGTCGACCTCCGAGATCCCCGAGGACCAGGCGCAGACCGCGCTCTCCTCCATCGGCCAGCTCGACGTGCGCGCGACGCCGCTGCAGATCGCCATGGTCTCGGCCGGCATCGCGAACGGCGGCGAGGTGATGACGCCCTACCTCGTGGAGAAGGTCATCACCCCCGACCTGCGCGCGGAGAAGGAGTTCTCGCCCGAGACCTTCAGCACGCCGATCTCGCGGGAGACCGCGGACGCGGTGGGCGAGATGATGGAGCACGGCGTCTCGAACCCCGAGGGGCTCGCGCAGAACGCCGGGATCGACGGCGTGCGCGTCGCGGGCAAGACCGGCACCGCGGAGAACGGTACGGACGAGGACGGGAATGACCTTCCCTTTACGCTGTGGTTCACGGGCTTCGCGCCGGTCGACGACCCGCAGGTCGCGGTCGCGGTCGTCATCGAGGACGCGGGCGGCGAGGCATACAACTTCGAGGGCGGATCGTCCGATCTGCCCACGGCTGTCGGAAAACGAGTAATGGAAGCGGTGTTGAGCGAATGA
- a CDS encoding protein kinase domain-containing protein — protein sequence MRPSAGITFGGRYELSSRIAVGGMGEVWKATDSIIGRTVAIKILKDEYMGDPGFLERFRAEARHAALVNHEGIANVFDYGEEQGSAYIVMELVPGEPLSSIIEREGRLPANRVLGIVAQTATSLQAAHDAGLVHRDIKPGNLLITPEGRVKITDFGIARIADQVPLTATGQVMGTVQYLAPEQASGHTATPATDIYSLGVVAYECLAGKRPFTGESQVAIAMAQINDTPPDLPADVPEPVRNLVYACLAKDAAGRPQTSAKLAQAATALHRGDVQLAASYVPQVLGAQEPATTALPQTTTAMDAATTALPQTTALAGQTGATTALPDGLDAEGEAEEELQPKKKSRWRWPLITLIALLVLIGAGTAFALWGNTGGGEEKPTTTKTTTTKKPTTSAAPTTGVVDESQIVGQNVDVAVGYLEGLGFTNIVTRAGNQAPDDQVNIVTSVNPTGNKVDFAEEIVLTYNVAFGDVAAPATPTASPATVDSGGTTTVSWPVASCPTGLTLQAYNVSISGDGSGSGSVPSPSVTITAATLEPGAADGAITVSYSVTCGNGADVKRDSVASEAITIVVTAPPAEDDDDADANGNPEGSSSSGGNGANGTASTGG from the coding sequence ATGAGGCCATCGGCAGGGATCACATTCGGCGGACGCTACGAGCTGAGCTCTCGGATCGCCGTCGGAGGCATGGGCGAGGTCTGGAAGGCCACCGACAGCATCATCGGCCGCACCGTGGCCATCAAGATCCTCAAGGACGAGTACATGGGGGATCCGGGCTTCCTCGAGCGCTTCCGCGCCGAGGCCCGCCACGCCGCGCTCGTCAATCACGAGGGCATCGCGAACGTCTTCGACTACGGCGAGGAGCAGGGCTCCGCGTACATCGTCATGGAGCTCGTGCCGGGCGAGCCGCTCTCCTCGATCATCGAGCGCGAGGGGCGCCTGCCCGCCAACCGCGTGCTCGGGATCGTGGCGCAGACGGCGACCTCCCTCCAGGCCGCGCACGACGCCGGACTCGTGCACCGCGACATCAAGCCGGGCAACCTGCTGATCACGCCCGAGGGCCGCGTGAAGATCACGGACTTCGGGATCGCGCGGATCGCGGATCAGGTGCCGCTGACGGCGACGGGCCAGGTCATGGGCACCGTCCAGTACCTCGCGCCCGAGCAGGCGAGCGGCCACACGGCGACCCCCGCGACCGACATCTACTCCCTCGGCGTCGTCGCCTACGAGTGCCTCGCGGGGAAGCGCCCCTTCACCGGGGAGTCGCAGGTCGCGATCGCCATGGCGCAGATCAACGACACCCCGCCCGACCTCCCGGCCGATGTGCCCGAGCCGGTGCGGAACCTCGTCTACGCGTGCCTCGCGAAGGACGCCGCGGGCCGTCCGCAGACCTCCGCGAAGCTCGCCCAGGCGGCCACGGCGCTGCACCGCGGCGACGTGCAGCTCGCGGCGAGCTACGTGCCGCAGGTGCTCGGCGCGCAGGAGCCGGCGACCACGGCACTGCCGCAGACGACCACCGCGATGGACGCGGCGACCACCGCGCTGCCGCAGACGACCGCGCTCGCGGGGCAGACCGGCGCCACGACCGCGCTGCCCGACGGCCTCGACGCCGAGGGCGAGGCGGAGGAGGAGCTGCAGCCGAAGAAGAAGAGCCGCTGGCGCTGGCCGCTCATCACCCTCATCGCCCTGCTCGTGCTCATCGGCGCGGGCACCGCCTTCGCCCTGTGGGGCAACACGGGCGGCGGCGAGGAGAAGCCGACGACCACGAAGACCACGACCACGAAGAAGCCCACGACCTCGGCCGCGCCGACGACGGGCGTCGTCGACGAGAGCCAGATCGTGGGGCAGAACGTCGACGTGGCGGTGGGGTATCTCGAGGGGCTCGGCTTCACGAACATCGTCACCCGCGCCGGCAACCAGGCGCCCGACGACCAGGTGAATATCGTCACCTCGGTCAACCCGACGGGGAACAAGGTCGACTTCGCCGAGGAGATCGTGCTCACCTACAACGTCGCCTTCGGCGACGTCGCGGCGCCCGCGACGCCGACCGCGAGCCCGGCCACGGTCGACTCGGGCGGCACGACCACCGTGAGCTGGCCGGTCGCGAGCTGCCCGACGGGGCTCACGCTCCAGGCCTACAACGTGAGCATCTCCGGCGACGGCTCCGGCTCCGGTTCGGTGCCGAGCCCGAGCGTCACGATCACGGCGGCGACGCTGGAGCCGGGCGCGGCCGATGGCGCCATCACGGTCTCCTACTCCGTCACCTGCGGCAACGGGGCGGACGTCAAACGCGACTCGGTCGCCTCCGAGGCGATCACCATCGTCGTCACGGCCCCGCCGGCCGAGGACGACGATGACGCCGACGCGAACGGCAACCCCGAGGGCAGCAGCTCGAGCGGCGGCAACGGCGCGAACGGCACCGCCAGCACGGGCGGCTGA
- a CDS encoding PASTA domain-containing protein, with product MWTWAAILTIGAVIVAVVFWLVTLAPKQFLPDSSREVPALVDLDRASAIEQLQERDLVPVTIERTSEDVDAEHIISSDPEAGAVLNPGDEVTLYISTGPKTAEVPDFSRMSIDEYTLEIEKLGLTIGLVTSVDSPIEPEKRVLAVSPEPGSELSSGSAVDVQVSNGSVQVPDVLNQPLELAQNMVDSLGLEMILTPVKDCPSVGGYPIFEQSVVGQQPQGSRLELKYCTG from the coding sequence ATGTGGACGTGGGCGGCGATCCTCACCATCGGCGCCGTCATCGTCGCCGTCGTCTTCTGGCTCGTCACCCTCGCCCCGAAGCAGTTCCTCCCGGACAGCTCGCGCGAGGTGCCGGCCCTCGTCGACCTCGACCGCGCCTCCGCGATCGAGCAGCTGCAGGAGCGCGACCTGGTGCCGGTGACCATCGAGCGCACGAGCGAGGACGTGGACGCCGAGCACATCATCTCGAGCGACCCCGAGGCCGGCGCCGTGCTCAACCCGGGCGACGAGGTCACGCTCTACATCTCGACCGGCCCCAAAACGGCCGAGGTACCGGACTTCTCGCGCATGTCGATCGACGAGTACACCCTCGAGATCGAGAAGCTCGGGCTCACCATCGGCCTCGTCACGAGCGTCGACAGCCCGATCGAACCGGAGAAGCGCGTGCTCGCGGTCTCCCCGGAGCCCGGCTCCGAGCTCAGCTCGGGCAGCGCCGTCGACGTGCAGGTGTCCAACGGCAGCGTGCAGGTGCCCGACGTGCTGAACCAGCCGCTCGAGCTCGCCCAGAACATGGTCGACAGCCTCGGACTCGAGATGATCCTCACGCCCGTCAAGGACTGCCCGTCGGTCGGCGGCTACCCGATCTTCGAGCAGTCGGTCGTCGGCCAGCAGCCGCAGGGCAGCCGGCTCGAACTCAAGTACTGCACGGGCTGA